In Pararge aegeria chromosome 7, ilParAegt1.1, whole genome shotgun sequence, the DNA window GAGAATAAACCAAATAATACTACGACTCCAGCGTATTATTGGACCCCCACGGGTCCGCTGCCAAATTGAAGCCCAAGAGACTAAGACTCTAGCGTATTATTGGACCCCCCCCCACGGGCCAGCCGCCAAACACTCCCGACCAattcacattttaaataaaaaaaaacaaacatcagCAAAAAGGTCAAGAATTACTTAATCAAGGGTTGGAATTGTAACTTAAGTCCTATGTCTCTGGTCGCCCGCTGGAGCCGCTCGTGTAACGCATCCGGTCTGGAAGTGCCTTCGGATATttcatcttcttcttcgtcTTCCTCGTCTGGCATTTCGCAGAGTTCTGCAATTTGTAACAAAGTTTAAACGAcaatgcgagatggtgataacaaaaaaaaacaacccgctaagtttgttgtgggcttcctcttagaccagggcgcgtttggagccctcgtagcttaagtttaaagttatcgccttcaactcacttctatgtcatattttacatgtaaagtacgcatcaagagtgccatctatgtgcctatttgaataaagaaatatttaactttgtctttgactttaaCCTAATCGTTGcacagatacggtgaaatcgttgaTCCAGACAGCTGTGGTGGAAACCGTGAAAACtgtaaactttttatcccgggaaataagagaatTCCTATAAAagccttaatccacgcgaacgtagtcgcgggtatcagctagtaaataaataaatatactacgacatcgccatctagccccaaagcaaccgtagcttgtgttataggtagtaccaataacacaagcatgaataatgaataatatacattcatgttcatcacacaaacattctttagctgtgggaatcgaacctacagccttggactcggagagcagagtcgctgcccactgcgcgaatCACCCGTCGGGATCCTACTAATAATTAGATGGGCCATCTATTATTATAcagattaaataagtaaattttaacacattcattaaaattgttaaaaactgTGTAATAGAAATAGTATCTAgttttctactagtcaagctcgTTCATTTGATCCCCATATGTAGGtagttatgaaaaataaatataaatcgccATTATGTGCCGATATATAAAGTGTACTACTAGTCTATCCCTTTCATATCAGAAACAAATTTAAGTAGTTGTAGAAAATGTATCTATTGCGCCATtatgtggcggccatcttgaaccaattttaatcaaaaatggCTAACACTAAGACAAGTAATAATTCACACtacgaatgaaaaaaaacacaaacacacacgcgcacacacacacacacacacacacacactcacacacacacacatacacaaggtgggaaaaaaaaaaggaatatacCTGCGACTTGCTGCAGTGTTTCCTTGATGTCCTGCCGTTTATTCGGGTCGGCGCTCCGCAGGCGTTCCTCTATCCTAATGCTGACTTGTTTCGACAACATCTCGAGAGCTTCTAAGTGGACTAGACCTGAAATATTAAGGAAACCAAGTTAATAATGGTGAGGTAATCTTGGAAGTACAACCCCCCAATGTGCGTTGATGTGATTGGGTCTGTGGGCAAAAACATAGGTGTCAAAAACCCTTTGACCAGATATCACTATGCGTTATAGATATTCTTCTATGAAAAAGCCAACCTATGTCATATGTGAAAGAGTACATAATAGTGAGTCAATTCTGGAAAAGGCATTGAATGGGTTCGGTGAGAGGAGTGGGGATTCCCACTCTGACTGGGACGCTTGCCTTAAGCCAGGTCAGCTGCGCTTGCGCACCGTTACTCTCagtgagtatacaaacaagcTGAACCACACCTATATTTTTGGGACTTTACTACGCCTAATatgatgaaaagaaaaaaataccttcAAAGTCATCAAACAATGTTTCATAGTGCACCGCTTTGGCTTCCCGTTTGGCCTCCTTCATCTGATCCTCTTCATCAGCCTTGGCTCTTGCCTCCCGCAATACCTGAGACAGCACCGGTTTGTCCCCAGAGTCTAAGCCAAGCATGGCTCGCTTCTTGGCAAGCCCAGGGTCACCATCCTGCAGGACTTCCATAGTTTTTTTGCCTATAGTCTCCAGTGTGTCTAAACCACCTGCCAGTACTTTTGTACCTGTAATACAATTAGGTTTTACTTTAATGCAAGTGGATGTAACATAAAATTGATATACCAAGGTACTATAACGCAGGTTTCCCTAATATCCTTAAACCTCAAAACATAGCTTGTAAGGTAGGCCCAATCTTAAAACTAATTTCATGAAATGCCAGTCTAGCATGAATACATCAAGACACAaacatacaatattataattacttaagaaTTAAGCATGTTTTCAGGATAATATCAGGTTTGTCACATACTCTCTCTGagagagagctatgttgggagtatctctacgttatcaaattagaaatgaggagatccgtagaagaaccagagttactaaAATGCGCAGCGAGTCGCAAgcctgaagtggaaatgggcggagCACATTTTGTGATTGGTCGAAATAACGCCCTCTGATTGGCTGAGAGAATAGAACCAATCAGAAGGCCTACACATTTGTGACGAGTTTGAAATAAATGCCGCATCCGCACAATTCCCACCGGCAAGATGTAGCAGTATCCCAATAAAGATAATGTACAGAAGCGTACTGATGACATTAaaagagtcgctgggagccgctggaaacaagctgcccaggaccgtagattttagaactccctacaaaagacctatgtccagcagtcgacttcaattggttgaaatgatgatctTGGTCATTTTACAACcttcagtaaaaattatttataatataagtaaaaatacaAGTAAGAGTAAACGTAACATACCAGTAGTCTCAACAAACTTAGTGACACCGGACAGTAAACTACCAAAGGGGAATGCACCCTCATTAGCATTACTTTGATTTGCTTCATTTGGCTCTGCTTTTGTTTCTGTACTGTTTCTCCTTTCACTGTCTGCGTTATTTTCTTTTGCGTTGTTTTGGGCAGATATCCTAGCTAGTTCTTCGGGATCTGGAGCACCAATGCCTGTTTCAAGAACTGTTGAAATACCCTGTAAGATAGTAAGTGTcttatgattttaaaaattaaggtaGATTGTATATAATGTGTAGGgtggcgttcataaaatacgtgagatgttgaAGAGGGAACGGGGGTCGagttacgttggagagaggagggtctcggcaaatatcacgcaattttttttcctgattgaaacaaaaaaaaataaactattttggtccattggtctttttacaataaaaatccaacgcgttaacgtaagaaacGTAAATTTTggggggagggggttgaataaaatctcacgacatctcacaagggggggggggggggggacagtaaatttaaaaagacaCCTCACGTCATTTATGGACGCCTCCTaacctaattaataaatactgttgaagtgtgcataagtatacatcataaggaatcgccctgtaaaaatatttaagcaaaaaaaagcgtatttattttaccttgcaaactaatttaaaacatactaagtgtttacttatgacaaccctattgaagaaaaaagaccgtcacgcgcatagtatctacgcttCGCGACACGTATCTAATAACGTGACAGGAgcaacttgattttaattttttcatgggatgttagagctgtaattgatttatttcattaaaaactattggtgtggcagtggtttactcaaaaactattagcgttccggtttcacagataagtttgaGAGACGTTTAACAATGTTCATCTAAAGTCTGTGaattaatatttcggttttcatttgtaTGTTCTATGGCATTTCAAAGTATGTTGTTATACTAAAGTCTTTAATATAGTCCAAAGACTTCATtctaactaaaatataaagttcACTTAGTTTATGTGATGCAGCCTCTTGATAATAATGTTTCATCTAATAAATTGGGAAAAAACCTTACTCCctgaatattgaaaataaattttcttccTCTGAATATAGAGCACAACCTACACTCGCCCCAGGGCCGGTATACCATACTGGTTGGTGATATTATCAAGACTCTTTAAAAATCGTTAAATATGGCTAAGCATCTtagacaaaatatataaatataaaattttaaaaccccggacaattaatataatagtaGAATACAAGTAaagctttcatttgatatccacaTAGAGgcagttataaaaaatgtaatttgccatttttttttgcggcggccatcttgtccgattttcatcaaacatagctaagaacactccggAGTTTtaaacctttcaaacaaaaaaaaaacaaaatcaaaatcgttcCATACGTTAGTGAAATGAAATAGTGATGCGACAGAGACAGACGCACGCAAACACGCACGAACTTTAGGgagcttttaatttatttgaagtaggtacttacttgtGATACCTGAGTTGTCAAATTGCTGATTCCAGCTGTAGCTGTACTTAGTAAAGAGTTTCCCCATCCCCAGCCCCATCCATCACTTTTTGTCACCTCTTGGGGATCTGGTATTTCCTTAACGTTTTGTACTTGAGATTTAGGGATAAGTTGTGGGTccttaaacaaaaaatttaattcacaaTCATttgatagatttaaaaaaaaccgaaaccaATATAGACTCTGTCATCAGTAAGAGTAACTTTTTAACCtgtttttttaggttttagACCTTcctggcgtagcggtgagcgctgtggtttttagTGAGAGGTCCAGGggaggcaggggcaatttgggaatttataatttctgaattttctctggtctggtctggtgggaggcttcggccatggctagtaaccaccataccgacaaagacttcccgctaagcgatgtagctttccggtacgatatcgcatagaaactgattaggagtatgggtttaatattattgctatactcctaacaggtaagcctgtTACCATGTTACATAGCATCATCACacataccagcaggtgagattgaagaCAATGCCTTACTTTTAGTGGAAGACAAAAAACAACTTAGGCAGGCAGCAACAATTTTTGTTATCCCGTTTATGCCAAAAGATGGCAACATAGAAAATGAGAAATTTACCCAATTgcatatgcagtggcgtgcaaaagGTTTGCGACCAGGCTATGCATAAAGCAGTTACATGGCATAACATTGTataattcccctccaatacgagttatacaagataatttgggtatgcagtgcttttgtgcgtttatgaagtgcatgccactgtgCATATCCATACATATGCACCCCTGCTCTCATGCTCAGAGAGTGGAATAaactgtggaagaagataaacattttgtactTGCCCATGCATTACCTTAGTATTAATGTCCTTTTCCTCGCCCCAATCATCAAAATCATCCCAGCCGGATTTCTGCGAGTCTATTTTCTGAGCTATTGAAGCCTGCGCCTTTTCTGTAGGTGCTGTTTTAATTTCTTCTTTTTGAGGAATGTCTGTGGGCTCTGATTCCTCTTCTATGTCAAAGTCATCCCAGCCATCTTTTGGtatattctataaaaaatataaatacttagttagtaaataataataaatatactacgacaatacacacatcgccacctagccccaaagtaagtgtagcttatatatatagttgttatgggtaataagatgactgatgaatatttttataaataatatacataaatacttagaatatacatataaacacctagagtctagacactgaaaacattcatgctcatcacacaaacattttccagtggtgggaatcgaacccacagccttgtactcagaaagcagggtcgctgcaaaccgCCCCAATCGGCTGTCATAAAAGATTAAGGTTAAGAtgtaaattaagtttagtttgctCAAATAATTCACATTGACTTCATTATTGTCTGCTTTACTCTAAAAAGTAGTGTTAACcattgataattaataaagtttgttttaaaatagaaacaatGTTTCTTGTCTCCATGTTTTCTCTTAACACTGTTTTAtgtattaagtttttttcattgttacaaacctttttcttaattttgaatACATGTTCAAATATAAATGTACACATGTGTCTGTAACTTGTATTATATAtcttaatgtaaatataattttttatatgtgtatatattttttttatacttcctAAAACTGTTTGGCCACaccctcactcgtttttctAGCACATCACATGtatggctggtagaaaatgatTTAGCattaagaccgccttttgtaagccattttttttgatgtgcaataagtttaaaaaaatttgttgaATTGACACTGACACTGCTATGCTTGTACCAAATAGTACTTTTGCTGAACATAGATAGGCATATCCCCAAGAGGGCCACAAATTAGAGTCTACTACTATCTAGCTTAAAAAGCCCTTCTTGCAGGATTAATGACACTAATAACAACACTGCACGCACAGTACAGTGTCTACAACATTGGCTCCAGTGACAACTTGTTCTTCAACAAACAAACTGCTCACTGCTTTTTATATCTTCTAACTCTGTTGCTAGTCAGTAAGTAGCATTGTTTCTCCATGGTGAACTTCTAGctccatattaaaaataaaatactaaacatGGAATTAATATGTCAAAGCCACTAAGTGAAATAGTGGagaagcagttttttttattctacagcGTTTGAAAAGTGCAGTCAGTTAAAGTGTGACAAATTACTGAATATATACGGGATGCCTGTTTAAGGGGGCTAGTATCTTTTGCCCCTCAGATGCCTCCCAACAAAGCCCACTTAGCATGCTAAACAACTTGAAGGGCTTTCTATAATTTATCACAGAGTAATAACCCCCAAGTGAAAATCATAATGTGTTACTAATGAGAAATGCAAACTGTATGAGCACAatccattttaattataaaattttttacGAAATTACTCACATCCTTTACGGAAGCTGCTACCTTATGTAAA includes these proteins:
- the LOC120625275 gene encoding protein FAM114A2 → MPSSDSEDFESADEGRISPNKRERKKRLSSSNYSDNLEDQDNKTTQEPVLHKVAASVKDNIPKDGWDDFDIEEESEPTDIPQKEEIKTAPTEKAQASIAQKIDSQKSGWDDFDDWGEEKDINTKDPQLIPKSQVQNVKEIPDPQEVTKSDGWGWGWGNSLLSTATAGISNLTTQVSQGISTVLETGIGAPDPEELARISAQNNAKENNADSERRNSTETKAEPNEANQSNANEGAFPFGSLLSGVTKFVETTGTKVLAGGLDTLETIGKKTMEVLQDGDPGLAKKRAMLGLDSGDKPVLSQVLREARAKADEEDQMKEAKREAKAVHYETLFDDFEGLVHLEALEMLSKQVSIRIEERLRSADPNKRQDIKETLQQVAELCEMPDEEDEEEDEISEGTSRPDALHERLQRATRDIGLKLQFQPLIKQFTETLAWLETSDVTITEKAVYKKAVSDLAQTTALSVELYHKTAEMLLVKNRRSTADEADALTQLTVVLTKHISDLATQFTEKLTNHASEDKEQINNYITNVFLEAGNSSKYIENAFHLALPIVQIGAV